A genomic segment from Nicotiana tabacum cultivar K326 chromosome 7, ASM71507v2, whole genome shotgun sequence encodes:
- the LOC107781821 gene encoding nuclear transcription factor Y subunit B-4-like: protein MEVDEHVKLVPIANVGRIMKQILPPTAKISKEAKETIQECASEFIGFVTGEASDKCHKENRRTVNGDDICWALSSLGFDNYAEAMLRYLYKLREFERQRANQTKGSNDEDTDHEAASESENQDITTT from the coding sequence ATGGAGGTGGATGAACATGTGAAATTGGTTCCAATAGCTAATGTAGGAAGGATAATGAAACAAATCCTACCACCAACTGCCAAAATCTCCAAAGAAGCTAAAGAGACAATTCAAGAATGTGCATCAGAGTTTATAGGTTTTGTTACTGGGGAAGCATCTGACAAGTGTCACAAGGAGAATCGAAGGACGGTTAATGGAGATGACATCTGTTGGGCTCTCAGTTCATTAGGTTTTGACAACTATGCCGAGGCCATGTTGAGGTACTTGTATAAATTAAGGGAGTTTGAAAGACAAAGGGCAAATCAGACCAAAGGTTCAAATGATGAAGATACAGACCATGAAGCTGCAAGTGAATCTGAGAATCAAGATATTACCACTACTTAA